The segment CTCAGCCCGCCGACGGTGACGACCCCGTGCTCGTCCCGCTCGACGGTCCGGGACCACACCTTGGGGTCGAGGACGTTGAGGTCGGCGGCGGGCGCGGTGTAGTGGCCTTCGGGGAGGACGTCGGCGTGGCGAGGGCCTGCGGGATGGGCGGAACGACTCATGTCAGAACTCTTTCAAATCCGTTCGGGTGCGCTGATGCCGAGCACGGAGAGGCCACCGGCGAGCACCGTCCCGGCGGCTTCGGCGAGCGCGAGCCGGGAACGGTGGGCGGCCGAGGGTTTCTCGTCGCCGAGCGGCAGAACGGTGTGCTGGAACGCGAGCAGCGCGTCGGCGGTGGCTTCCAGGTGCCGGGCGACCCGGTCGGGGGCGCGGTGGCGAGCGGCGGCGAGAAGAACGACGGGGTGGTCGCGGAGGACGCCGAGAAGTTCGGGTGCGTGGAGGGGCGCATCGTGCTCGTACACCGGAACGACACCGAGCTGCCGCCCGTTGACGAGCAGCCTCCGCACCCGGGAGTACGCGTACCGGACGCGGAAGAGCGAGTTGCGCTCGTGCTGCACGAGAAGGGGAGGCCCGTCGAGGGGCCGGTCCTGGGGCGAGGGCCGGAGCAGCGCCCAGCGAGCGGCGTCGACACCGAGGACTTCGCCCTGGTGGGCGCCGGGGTGCACATGGATCCGCTCGACCCGCTCGACGCTCTCGCCCCGCTCGTCGTCGGACGGTCCGGAGAACCCGGCGAACCCGGCGTCGGCGCCTTGCGACCGAAGGAGCCGGACGACGGTCTCGGTGACGAGCAGGGCCCGCGACTCTGTCAGGTCGGGCGGACCGGCGAAACGGACGGTGGTCCCGGCGAGCGCGTCACTGCTCCCGTACGAGTCCCCGGCCTCGCGGACGGCCCGTACGAGCTCGGCGTCGGCGTCGCGCCGAAGGGAGAAGTTCAGGAATCCGGGCCCGGTGATCACGACCTCGCGAAGCCCGGGAGCGTCACGGAGACGCTCCTCCAGGATCCCGGCGACATCGAGGGCGGGACGCCCGGCGGACCGGGCGAGGGAGAGCGCGATGCTGCTGGCGTACTCCCCGGCACCACCGGGCCGAGCACGCTCGACCTTGACC is part of the Streptomyces sp. NBC_00250 genome and harbors:
- the nrtL gene encoding ArgS-related anticodon-binding protein NrtL, whose amino-acid sequence is MTPADLSLTVLHAVRRAVDDGALRVDVPPTVKVERARPGGAGEYASSIALSLARSAGRPALDVAGILEERLRDAPGLREVVITGPGFLNFSLRRDADAELVRAVREAGDSYGSSDALAGTTVRFAGPPDLTESRALLVTETVVRLLRSQGADAGFAGFSGPSDDERGESVERVERIHVHPGAHQGEVLGVDAARWALLRPSPQDRPLDGPPLLVQHERNSLFRVRYAYSRVRRLLVNGRQLGVVPVYEHDAPLHAPELLGVLRDHPVVLLAAARHRAPDRVARHLEATADALLAFQHTVLPLGDEKPSAAHRSRLALAEAAGTVLAGGLSVLGISAPERI